In Polypterus senegalus isolate Bchr_013 chromosome 12, ASM1683550v1, whole genome shotgun sequence, the following are encoded in one genomic region:
- the c12h12orf43 gene encoding protein CUSTOS has translation MAASRVSKCTESDDPRSGSSSSSSSEDELERLREATWSFKTSDSSAGKNSDDGASSAGRSCGKRKEAEENTVNELQTTPEFRCHVAKKLGAMLDSCIVVTSNAVKQTPLQRPASDEGFRLFSTSVSEDIKVASHPQEARRRPAVSSSDSEGELESRLIEAAVSGQDILKHSVIERQRATTNGGDATASESKKKKKKKKKKKQRQEEIGAGIHMCGKEDEWATMENCYYSADTFHQRDVTSDRQNPKMKSKKKKLKTVQQEHVDL, from the exons ATGGCGGCGTCTCGTGTGTCGAAGTGCACTGAAAGCGACGATCCCCGTAGCGGCTCCAGTAGCAGTTCAAGTAGTGAGGATGAGTTGGAACGGTTACGGGAGGCAACATGGAGTTTTAAAACCAGTGATTCTTCTGCAG GGAAGAATTCAGATGATGGGGCGTCTTCAGCAGGGCGCAGCTGTGG taaaagaaaagaagctGAGGAGAACACTGTCAACGAGCTGCAGACAACTCCAGAATTCCGCTGTCATGTTGCCAAGAAGCTGGGTGCCATGTTAGACAG TTGTATTGTTGTGACCAGCAATGCTGTGAAACAGACTCCTCTTCAAAGACCTGCCAGTGATGAAG GCTTCCGCTTGTTTTCCACCTCCGTTTCAGAAGATATCAAGGTTGCAAGTCATCCGCAGGAGGCCAGGCGCCGACCTGCTGTCAGCTCCAG TGATTCCGAAGGTGAATTAGAGAGCAGGCTGATAGAGGCAGCAGTCTCCGGACAGGACATTCTTAAGCACAGTGTCATCGAAAGGCAGAGGGCAACAACTAATGGAGGAGATGCTACAGCAtcagaaagcaagaaaaagaaaaaaaagaagaagaaaaagaaacagagacaGGAGGAAATTGGGGCAGGGATTCACATGTGTGGCAAAGAAGATGAATGGGCCACTATGGAAAACTGCTACTACAGCGCAGACACATTTCACCAGAGAGATGTTACGAGTGACAGGCAGAATCCAAAGATGAAAAGCAAGAAGAAAAAGCTGAAAACGGTGCAGCAGGAGCATGTGGACTTGTGA